In a genomic window of Nyctibius grandis isolate bNycGra1 chromosome 4, bNycGra1.pri, whole genome shotgun sequence:
- the LOC137662893 gene encoding olfactory receptor 5J3-like, which yields MADENCTEVTQFTYSGLTEHPQLKPMLFALFLGTYILTLAGNLGLIALIRVSPQLYTPMYFFLGNLSFLDICYSSTISPKMLLDLPRENKAISFAGCLSQFYFYAVFATAEIYLLAAMAYDRYVAISKPLLYEIVMSPGTCTSLVAGSYLAGLLNAIVHTSALLRLSFCGPLVINNFYCDGPPLFVVASTDTRLNEGLMFVFVGFNMMTTNLLILTSYACIVVAVGRMGSAAGRRKAFSTCASHLAAVIIFYVSATFNYLQPTSSHSLESKKIASIFYTIIVPMLNPMIYSLRNTEVKHALSSFIRRKMDF from the coding sequence ATGGCTGATGAGAACTGCACCGAGGTGACTCAGTTCACCTACTCAGGACTCACAGAGCACCCACAACTGAAGCCCATGCTCTTTGCACTCTTCCTGGGTACCTACATACTGACGTTAGCAGGAAACCTCGGCCTGATCGCCCTGATCAGGGTCAGCCCCCAGCTTTACACCCCCATGTACTTTTTCCTCGGTAACTTGTCCTTCTTAGACATTTGCTACTCCTCCACCATCAGCCCCAAAATGCTGCTGGACCttccaagagaaaacaaagccattTCTTTTGCTGGCTGCCTCTCACAGTTTTATTTCTACGCTGTTTTTGCCACAGCTGAGATTTACCTGCTGGCTGCCATGGCCTATGACCGGTATGTGGCCATCTCCAAGCCCCTGCTCTATGAGATTGTCATGTCTCCTGGCACCTGCACGAGCCTGGTTGCTGGGTCCTACCTTGCAGGGTTGCTGAATGCCATCGTGCACACAAGCGCCCTGCTCCGGCTGTCCTTCTGCGGCCCCCTGGTCATCAACAACTTCTACTGTGATGGGCCACCCCTGTTTGTTGTCGCCTCCACCGACACACGCCTCAATGAGGGTTTAATGTTTGTGTTTGTGGGTTTCAACATGATGACCACCAACCTGCTTATCCTCACCTCCTACGCCTGCATCGTGGTGGCCGTGGGCAGGAtgggctctgctgcaggcaggcgCAAAGCCTTCTCCACCTGTGCCTCCCACCTGGCAGCCGTCATCATTTTCTATGTGTCTGCTACTTTTAATTACCTGCAACCCACTTCATCGCATTCACTGGAGAGCAAGAAAATCGCATCCATCTTTTACACCATTATAGTCCCCATGCTGAACCCCATGATTTACAGCCTGAGAAACACAGAGGTGAAGCATGCCCTTAGTAGTTTTATCAGGAGGAAAATGGACTTCTGA
- the LOC137662375 gene encoding olfactory receptor 2D2-like gives MARENQSVVTEFIFQGFSSQPRTQTVLFIVFLFFYLFTVVGNIMIITVIRADCQLQSPMYFFLANLSFLDICYISTNIPQMLVNLLTKKRTISFSGCAAQMFFSLAFGMTECVLLGIMAYDRYMAICHPLLYTTVMNRKVCTHMVVASWTSSLLSSMVINSLTLHLPFCGPDVLNHYFCEVPALLALACADTALMKLVIFIFSILILFIPFLLIITSYARILSAILKIQSAHGPSKAFSTCGSHLTVVTIFYGTAICMYMNPKSRPPQDRDKVVAVFYTVVAPMLNPLIYSLRNKDMKHALRRAMNRPKSLFI, from the coding sequence ATGGCCAGGGAAAACCAAAGCGTGGTGACAGAATTCATCTTTCAAGGCTTCTCCTCCCAGCCAAGGACACAGACTGTTCTTTTCatagtgtttctgtttttttatctGTTCACAGTTGTTGGGAACATCATGATCATTACAGTGATCAGAGCTGACTGCCAGCTGCAGTCACCCATGTACTTTTTCCTTGCCAACCTTTCCTTCTTAGATATCTGCTACATCTCCACCAACATCCCCCAGATGTTGGTGAACCTCTTGACCAAGAAGAGGACCATTTCCTTCTCTGGGTGTGCAGCtcagatgtttttctctctggctTTTGGCATGACAGAGTGTGTGCTGCTTGGGATCATGGCCTATGATCGATATATGGCAATATGTCACCCCTTGCTCTACACCACTGTCATGAACAGGAAGGTTTGCACTCACATGGTCGTGGCTTCCTGGACCAGCAGCCTGCTGAGCTCCATGGTCATCAACAGCCTCACCTTGCATCTGCCCTTCTGCGGGCCTGATGTCTTGAACCATTACTTTTGTGAAGTGCCAGCATTGCTGGCCTTGGCCTGCGCCGACACTGCCCTCATGAAGTTGGTCATCTTCATCTTCAGCATTCTCATACTTTTCATCCCCTTTCTTCTGATCATCACCTCCTATGCCCGTATACTTTCTGCCATCTTGAAGATTCAATCTGCACATGGGCCATCCAAGGCCTTCTCCACCTGTGGATCCCACCTGACAGTGGTCACCATATTCTATGGAACAGCCATCTGCATGTACATGAATCCTAAGTCAAGGCCTCCACAGGACAGGGACAAGGTGGTTGCAGTGTTTTACACCGTTGTAGCCCCAATGctgaaccccctcatctacagccTCAGGAACAAGGACATGAAGCATGCCCTGAGAAGGGCAATGAATAGACCCAAATCCTTGTTTATTTAA